In Gossypium arboreum isolate Shixiya-1 chromosome 5, ASM2569848v2, whole genome shotgun sequence, a single genomic region encodes these proteins:
- the LOC108479537 gene encoding uncharacterized protein ycf36 has protein sequence MATTLLHLSPKSPPASAPSFPVLNSPFSRPRFLPLRPIKTNNSNTKTISSYNSGNGSNTPPLPETECPVPPEQQPINEYQSLSTSFPFSWASVDVVKYCSRLFATGASFALFVGLPVAWFGSAGPISDPVRPVLASVSSGILLVTIAVLRMYLGWAYVGNRLLSATVEYEETGWYDGQIWVKTAEVLARDRLLGSFSVKPVLIRLKYTLVTLAVSLLVCVLPLINVDQGGQESSYMTSKEARVQAIPGVYDDDSARSFEPDAFCGEPDLS, from the exons ATGGCCACCACACTCCTCCACCTATCACCAAAATCGCCACCAGCCTCCGCCCCAAGCTTCCCCGTCCTGAACTCACCGTTCTCAAGACCCAGATTTCTCCCTCTTCGGCCCATCAAAACGAATaattcaaataccaaaacaaTCTCATCTTATAACAGTGGAAATGGCAGCAACACACCTCCCTTGCCCGAAACAGAGTGCCCTGTTCCACCTGAACAACAGCCCATAAACGAATACCAATCCCTCTCCACATCTTTCCCTTTTTCCTGGGCTTCAGTAGACGTTGTTAAATACTGCTCTCGCTTGTTCGCTACGGGTGCTTCTTTCGCCCTCTTTGTTGGTCTACCAGTTGCCTGGTTCGGTTCGGCGGGGCCCATATCCGATCCGGTGAGGCCGGTTCTTGCCTCCGTTTCGAGTGGGATTCTTTTGGTTACGATTGCTGTTTTGAGGATGTATTTGGGTTGGGCTTATGTTGGGAACCGCTTGCTCAGTGCCACTGTCGAAT ATGAAGAAACAGGGTGGTATGATGGACAG ATATGGGTGAAGACTGCTGAAGTTTTGGCACGAGACAGGCTCCTTGGTTCATTTTCA GTCAAGCCCGTGCTGATCAGATTAAAATACACACTAGTAACCCTAGCAGTATCCTTACTTGTATGTGTTCTTCCCCTCATAAATGTTGATCAGGGAGGTCAAGAAAGTTCCTACATGACATCTAAAGAAGCTAGGGTTCAAGCTATACCAGGAGTTTACGATGATGATTCAGCAAGATCATTTGAACCAGATGCATTCTGTGGTGAACCTGATCTTTCCTAA
- the LOC108479422 gene encoding uncharacterized protein LOC108479422 isoform X1, whose product MADKPSRALILYGDGLARFIHPSHAHLHSLASTANCGFLSLPNAPPSESEDDRTVREFAVLVDAFETLNKNGQFSSEVKSQKSSLIPTMSERFMGMKAAILSNNSGLQSFGEKLGFNVLNLNGLFGNSNTPPVSSIDNLASKLLSLLGFQEGKIKESNQFDLVILHVGSGENLSANSGNDVEFLNALLGAIMSIAKPGTEIGSRLLLSLVMSYGSVSKADEPGLSILSTKYEKNPNLSALFPNQSYTMRGESQRNDVRQYGPMLFAQYQYAVTRNDMVETFSFEEFKECSGNLTIPADRLLHEIAFKLWKAPKYGA is encoded by the exons ATGGCAGACAAGCCAAGCCGAGCCTTGATTTTATACGGTGACGGGTTGGCCCGTTTCATTCACCCATCACATGCCCATCTCCACTCTCTCGCATCTACAGCCAACTGTGGTTTCTTGAGCCTCCCTAATGCTCCTCCTTCAG AAAGCGAGGATGATAGGACAGTAAGAGAGTTTGCTGTGCTGGTGGATGCCTTTGAGACATTGAACAAG AACGGCCAATTTTCTAGTGAGGTAAAGTCTCAAAAGTCATCTTTGATTCCAACCATGTCTGAGAG GTTTATGGGAATGAAAGCTGCTATATTGAGTAACAATTCTGGTTTGCAGTCTTTTGGAGAAAAACTTGGCTTCAATGTATTGAACTTGAATGGACTGTTTGGAAATAGTAATACTCCCCCTGTTTCATCGATTGATAATTTGGCTTCTAAGTTGCTGTCCTTACTTGGATTCCAAGAAGGGAAGATAAAGGAATCCAACCAGTTCGATTTAGTGATTTTGCATGTTGGGTCTGGGGAGAACTTGAGTGCTAATAGTGGCAATGATGTGGAATTCTTGAATGCTTTGCTTGGTGCTATTATGAGTATAGCTAAGCCTGGAACTGAAATTGGTTCTCGTCTACTCTTGTCCCTTGTAATGAGCTATGGGTCTGTGTCAAAGGCTGATGAGCCGGGTTTGTCCATTTTGAGCACTAAATATGAGAAGAATCCTAATCTTTCAGCACTTTTCCCTAATCAGAGTTACACCATGAGAGGAGAAAGTCAAAGAAATGATGTTAG GCAGTATGGTCCAATGTTATTCGCTCAATATCAGTATGCTGTAACCCGCAATGATATGGTAGAGACTTTTTCTTTTGAAGAATTTAAAGAG TGTTCAGGAAATCTTACTATACCGGCTGACCGGTTGCTGCATGAGATAGCATTTAAGCTTTGGAAGGCACCCAAGTACGGTGCCTAA
- the LOC108479422 gene encoding uncharacterized protein LOC108479422 isoform X3, producing the protein MLLLQTAESEDDRTVREFAVLVDAFETLNKNGQFSSEVKSQKSSLIPTMSERFMGMKAAILSNNSGLQSFGEKLGFNVLNLNGLFGNSNTPPVSSIDNLASKLLSLLGFQEGKIKESNQFDLVILHVGSGENLSANSGNDVEFLNALLGAIMSIAKPGTEIGSRLLLSLVMSYGSVSKADEPGLSILSTKYEKNPNLSALFPNQSYTMRGESQRNDVRQYGPMLFAQYQYAVTRNDMVETFSFEEFKECSGNLTIPADRLLHEIAFKLWKAPKYGA; encoded by the exons ATGCTCCTCCTTCAG ACTGCAGAAAGCGAGGATGATAGGACAGTAAGAGAGTTTGCTGTGCTGGTGGATGCCTTTGAGACATTGAACAAG AACGGCCAATTTTCTAGTGAGGTAAAGTCTCAAAAGTCATCTTTGATTCCAACCATGTCTGAGAG GTTTATGGGAATGAAAGCTGCTATATTGAGTAACAATTCTGGTTTGCAGTCTTTTGGAGAAAAACTTGGCTTCAATGTATTGAACTTGAATGGACTGTTTGGAAATAGTAATACTCCCCCTGTTTCATCGATTGATAATTTGGCTTCTAAGTTGCTGTCCTTACTTGGATTCCAAGAAGGGAAGATAAAGGAATCCAACCAGTTCGATTTAGTGATTTTGCATGTTGGGTCTGGGGAGAACTTGAGTGCTAATAGTGGCAATGATGTGGAATTCTTGAATGCTTTGCTTGGTGCTATTATGAGTATAGCTAAGCCTGGAACTGAAATTGGTTCTCGTCTACTCTTGTCCCTTGTAATGAGCTATGGGTCTGTGTCAAAGGCTGATGAGCCGGGTTTGTCCATTTTGAGCACTAAATATGAGAAGAATCCTAATCTTTCAGCACTTTTCCCTAATCAGAGTTACACCATGAGAGGAGAAAGTCAAAGAAATGATGTTAG GCAGTATGGTCCAATGTTATTCGCTCAATATCAGTATGCTGTAACCCGCAATGATATGGTAGAGACTTTTTCTTTTGAAGAATTTAAAGAG TGTTCAGGAAATCTTACTATACCGGCTGACCGGTTGCTGCATGAGATAGCATTTAAGCTTTGGAAGGCACCCAAGTACGGTGCCTAA
- the LOC108479422 gene encoding uncharacterized protein LOC108479422 isoform X2, translating into MADKPSRALILYGDGLARFIHPSHAHLHSLASTANCGFLSLPNAPPSESEDDRTVREFAVLVDAFETLNKNGQFSSESFGEKLGFNVLNLNGLFGNSNTPPVSSIDNLASKLLSLLGFQEGKIKESNQFDLVILHVGSGENLSANSGNDVEFLNALLGAIMSIAKPGTEIGSRLLLSLVMSYGSVSKADEPGLSILSTKYEKNPNLSALFPNQSYTMRGESQRNDVRQYGPMLFAQYQYAVTRNDMVETFSFEEFKECSGNLTIPADRLLHEIAFKLWKAPKYGA; encoded by the exons ATGGCAGACAAGCCAAGCCGAGCCTTGATTTTATACGGTGACGGGTTGGCCCGTTTCATTCACCCATCACATGCCCATCTCCACTCTCTCGCATCTACAGCCAACTGTGGTTTCTTGAGCCTCCCTAATGCTCCTCCTTCAG AAAGCGAGGATGATAGGACAGTAAGAGAGTTTGCTGTGCTGGTGGATGCCTTTGAGACATTGAACAAG AACGGCCAATTTTCTAGTGAG TCTTTTGGAGAAAAACTTGGCTTCAATGTATTGAACTTGAATGGACTGTTTGGAAATAGTAATACTCCCCCTGTTTCATCGATTGATAATTTGGCTTCTAAGTTGCTGTCCTTACTTGGATTCCAAGAAGGGAAGATAAAGGAATCCAACCAGTTCGATTTAGTGATTTTGCATGTTGGGTCTGGGGAGAACTTGAGTGCTAATAGTGGCAATGATGTGGAATTCTTGAATGCTTTGCTTGGTGCTATTATGAGTATAGCTAAGCCTGGAACTGAAATTGGTTCTCGTCTACTCTTGTCCCTTGTAATGAGCTATGGGTCTGTGTCAAAGGCTGATGAGCCGGGTTTGTCCATTTTGAGCACTAAATATGAGAAGAATCCTAATCTTTCAGCACTTTTCCCTAATCAGAGTTACACCATGAGAGGAGAAAGTCAAAGAAATGATGTTAG GCAGTATGGTCCAATGTTATTCGCTCAATATCAGTATGCTGTAACCCGCAATGATATGGTAGAGACTTTTTCTTTTGAAGAATTTAAAGAG TGTTCAGGAAATCTTACTATACCGGCTGACCGGTTGCTGCATGAGATAGCATTTAAGCTTTGGAAGGCACCCAAGTACGGTGCCTAA
- the LOC108479422 gene encoding uncharacterized protein LOC108479422 isoform X4 produces MADKPSRALILYGDGLARFIHPSHAHLHSLASTANCGFLSLPNAPPSESEDDRTVREFAVLVDAFETLNKNGQFSSEVKSQKSSLIPTMSERFMGMKAAILSNNSGLQSFGEKLGFNVLNLNGLFGNSNTPPVSSIDNLASKLLSLLGFQEGKIKESNQFDLVILHVGSGENLSANSGNDVEFLNALLGAIMSIAKPGTEIGSRLLLSLVMSYGSVSKADEPGLSILSTKYEKNPNLSALFPNQSYTMRGESQRNDVSVQEILLYRLTGCCMR; encoded by the exons ATGGCAGACAAGCCAAGCCGAGCCTTGATTTTATACGGTGACGGGTTGGCCCGTTTCATTCACCCATCACATGCCCATCTCCACTCTCTCGCATCTACAGCCAACTGTGGTTTCTTGAGCCTCCCTAATGCTCCTCCTTCAG AAAGCGAGGATGATAGGACAGTAAGAGAGTTTGCTGTGCTGGTGGATGCCTTTGAGACATTGAACAAG AACGGCCAATTTTCTAGTGAGGTAAAGTCTCAAAAGTCATCTTTGATTCCAACCATGTCTGAGAG GTTTATGGGAATGAAAGCTGCTATATTGAGTAACAATTCTGGTTTGCAGTCTTTTGGAGAAAAACTTGGCTTCAATGTATTGAACTTGAATGGACTGTTTGGAAATAGTAATACTCCCCCTGTTTCATCGATTGATAATTTGGCTTCTAAGTTGCTGTCCTTACTTGGATTCCAAGAAGGGAAGATAAAGGAATCCAACCAGTTCGATTTAGTGATTTTGCATGTTGGGTCTGGGGAGAACTTGAGTGCTAATAGTGGCAATGATGTGGAATTCTTGAATGCTTTGCTTGGTGCTATTATGAGTATAGCTAAGCCTGGAACTGAAATTGGTTCTCGTCTACTCTTGTCCCTTGTAATGAGCTATGGGTCTGTGTCAAAGGCTGATGAGCCGGGTTTGTCCATTTTGAGCACTAAATATGAGAAGAATCCTAATCTTTCAGCACTTTTCCCTAATCAGAGTTACACCATGAGAGGAGAAAGTCAAAGAAATGATGTTAG TGTTCAGGAAATCTTACTATACCGGCTGACCGGTTGCTGCATGAGATAG
- the LOC108457100 gene encoding probable serine/threonine-protein kinase SIS8 has protein sequence MPKMKHLLRKLHIGSGLNEQQRLAEAQPVISSIPSPSPSPNSNSTSVTGMETTTSSSSSWGSSGTMGRIGAVEPVVGDRTAGDEVDFSLLEEEFQMQLALAISASDPETVQIDAAKRISLAGTDTNTFFEFLSIRYWNYNVVNYNEKIVDGFYDVYGIASTLGAQGKMPSLVDLRAVSVLDNVDYQVILVNRLLDPELQELEKRVYNMYVQSRSFGRSPVVSGMIQKIAEMVVNRMGGPVADAEEMLRMWTSRSYELQNSLKTIILPLGRLDVGLSRHRALLFKVLADRINLPCMLVKGSYYTGTDDGAVNLVRINNGSEYIIDLMGAPGTLIPAEVPSCHLLNSALGVRGFTDLTEASRGSRLLLDQGIENMAVSATLDTSSKAGALRSVEFVSSQTNKDERNFPGRAVSERSEQDLGKLLPSAPKSSECVSAIHDKPSAAQKRKVKNVSKYVISAAKDPEFAQKLHAVLLESGASPPPDLFMDINSQDLGEQCMSGQVVKGTNVDVASSCHSNKLSTNELSLVSSGMETSENTNFTLRQKQMAERQRELELNAVKTNVASSSDASKEGLLVGYTTNDWIQIHEPSFSSDEFCQIQPENVLITDEKLIQRTSNLDFCKESALEGIETAGSDWHLVGNDHSEKIYPMPREVSEWEIPWEDLQIGERIGIGSYGEVYRADWNGTEVAVKKFLDQDFSGDALVQFKCEVEIMLRLRHPNVVLFMGAVTRSPHFSILTEFLPRGSLYKLLHRPNHQLDEKRRMRMALDVAKGMNYLHTSNPTIVHRDLKTPNLLVDKNWVVKVCDFGLSRSKHHTFLSSKSTAGTPEWMAPEVLRNEPANEKCDVYSFGVILWELVTLRIPWKGLNPMQVVGAVGFQNRRLEIPEDVDPMVAQIIRECWQTEPHLRPSFAELMTRLRRLKCMYIERLKSKNQII, from the exons ATGCCGAAAATGAAGCATCTGTTGAGGAAACTCCACATCGGCAGTGGATTAAATGAGCAGCAACGATTGGCGGAGGCACAGCCCGTGATCAGCTCGATTCCGAGCCCGAGTCCGAGTCCTAACTCGAACTCGACGAGCGTAACGGGAATGGAAACGACGACTTCTTCTTCATCGTCTTGGGGTAGTTCGGGGACAATGGGGAGAATCGGGGCCGTTGAACCTGTCGTGGGAGATAGGACAGCTGGGGATGAGGTGGATTTTAGTTTATTAGAGGAAGAATTTCAGATGCAGTTGGCTTTGGCGATCAGTGCCTCGGATCCCGAGACGGTTCAGATCGACGCTGCTAAAAGGATTAGCCTCGCCGGAACCGATACCAATACCTTCTTTGAGTTCCTTTCGATTCGTTATTGG AATTATAATGTTGTAAACTATAATGAAAAAATTGTGGATGGATTTTATGACGTGTATGGCATTGCCTCAACTCTGGGTGCACAAGGGAAAATGCCTTCTTTGGTTGATCTTCGAGCGGTATCAGTTTTAGATAATGTTGATTATCAAGTAATTTTGGTTAACCGGTTACTTGATCCTGAACTGCAAGAGCTTGAGAAAAGAGTATATAACATGTATGTGCAGTCTCGATCTTTTGGCCGCAGCCCAGTAGTAAGTGGCATGATTCAGAAAATTGCGGAAATGGTTGTTAATAGAATGGGTGGTCCCGTTGCTGATGCTGAAGAGATGTTGAGAATGTGGACTTCAAGAAGTTATGAGTTACAAAATTCTCTTAAAACCATCATTCTTCCACTTGGACGTCTTGATGTTGGACTTTCCCGCCACAGAGCCCTGCTTTTTAAG GTTCTAGCTGATAGAATTAATCTCCCGTGCATGCTGGTCAAAGGCAGCTATTACACTGGTACTGATGATGGAGCTGTGAACTTGGTTAGAATCAACAATGGAAG TGAGTATATTATTGATCTGATGGGTGCTCCTGGGACGCTAATTCCTGCTGAAGTACCAAGCTGTCACCTCCTAAATTCTGCACTAGGTGTAAGGGGCTTTACTGATCTTACTGAAGCCTCTCGAGGTTCACGTTTGCTGCTTGACCAAGGAATTGAAAATATGGCAGTTTCAGCCACTCTAGATACAAGCTCTAAAGCTGGTGCCTTGAGGTCAGTGGAATTTGTCAGCAGTCAGACAAATAAAGATGAGAGGAACTTTCCTGGAAGAGCTGTCTCTGAGAGATCTGAACAGGACTTAGGGAAGCTTCTTCCCTCGGCACCTAAATCCAGTGAATGTGTTTCTGCCATTCATGACAAACCATCTGCAGCTCAAAAGAGGAAGGTTAAAAATGTGTCTAAGTATGTTATTAGCGCAGCAAAGGACCCAGAATTTGCTCAGAAATTACATGCTGTTCTGTTGGAGAGTGGTGCATCACCACCTCCAGATTTGTTCATGGATATTAATTCACAGGACCTTGGTGAACAATGCATGTCCGGCCAAGTAGTGAAAGGGACAAATGTAGATGTAGCTTCTAGCTGCCATTCAAATAAATTGTCAACCAATGAGCTCTCTCTTGTGTCATCTGGAATGGAGACTTCAGAAAATACTAACTTCACTCTTAGACAAAAGCAAATGGCTGAACGTCAAAGAGAGTTGGAATTGAATGCCGTAAAAACTAATGTTGCATCTTCCTCTGATGCTTCAAAAGAGGGACTTCTTGTTGGTTATACAACTAATGATTGGATACAAATTCACGAGCCCTCCTTCTCCTCTGATGAGTTCTGCCAAATACAACCAGAAAATGTCTTGATCACGGATGAGAAACTAATACAAAGGACTTCTAATTTGGATTTCTGTAAAGAATCTGCATTAGAAGGGATAGAAACTGCAGGTAGTGACTGGCATCTGGTTGGCAATGATCACAGTGAGAAGATTTATCCTATGCCAAGGGAGGTTTCTGAATGGGAAATTCCATGGGAGGATCTTCAAATTGGTGAACGCATTGGTATTG GATCATATGGCGAGGTCTACCGAGCAGATTGGAATGGCACT GAGGTTGCTGTGAAGAAGTTTCTAGATCAAGATTTCTCTGGTGACGCACTAGTTCAATTTAAATGTGAA GTTGAAATCATGTTAAGGTTGAGGCATCCAAATGTTGTTCTTTTCATGGGAGCTGTTACTCGCTCCCCTCATTTCTCTATACTGACAGAGTTTCTTCCCAG GGGAAGTTTGTATAAGCTACTGCATCGACCCAATCATCAACTTGATGAGAAGAGACGAATGCGAATGGCTCTTGATGTG GCTAAAGGAATGAATTATTTGCACACAAGCAATCCTACTATAGTGCATCGAGATTTGAAAACACCAAATCTCCTTGTTGATAAGAACTGGGTTGTAAAG GTCTGTGATTTTGGGTTGTCACGCTCAAAGCATCATACTTTCCTGTCTTCAAAGTCTACTGCTGGAACG CCCGAATGGATGGCACCTGAAGTTTTAAGGAATGAACCAGCCAATGAGAA ATGTGATGTGTACAGTTTTGGTGTGATATTATGGGAGTTGGTTACTTTACGTATTCCCTGGAAAGGTTTGAATCCTATGCAAGTTGTTGGAGCTGTTGGATTCCAAAATAGGCGTCTAGAAATTCCTGAAGATGTTGATCCGATGGTTGCCCAGATTATACGTGAATGTTGGCAAAC GGAGCCACATCTACGACCATCATTTGCAGAGTTGATGACACGACTGCGACGTCTTAAATGTATGTATATTGAAAGGCTAAAATCCAAAAACCAAATCATATAG